In bacterium (Candidatus Blackallbacteria) CG13_big_fil_rev_8_21_14_2_50_49_14, one DNA window encodes the following:
- a CDS encoding EVE domain-containing protein encodes MSERNYWIGVVSRAHVQIGVQGGFIQLNHGKKYPLQKFRAGDALLIYSPRTAYPDGEPLQAFTALGEIVSGEIYQVEMNPDFKPYRVDVQYVSCEEAAIKPLIENLSFIQNKTHWGAGFRFGQLKIPAHDFAFIAEAMGCKKFA; translated from the coding sequence ATGTCTGAGCGCAACTATTGGATTGGGGTTGTTTCACGTGCTCATGTCCAGATTGGTGTTCAAGGGGGATTTATTCAACTCAATCACGGCAAAAAATATCCTTTGCAAAAGTTTCGTGCGGGTGATGCATTGCTCATTTATTCTCCACGTACCGCATATCCAGACGGAGAACCCCTTCAAGCTTTTACTGCTCTTGGTGAAATTGTCTCAGGTGAGATTTATCAAGTGGAGATGAACCCTGATTTCAAGCCTTACCGAGTAGATGTGCAGTATGTTTCCTGTGAGGAGGCGGCGATCAAACCCTTGATTGAAAATCTCTCCTTTATTCAGAACAAGACGCATTGGGGGGCCGGTTTTAGGTTCGGTCAACTCAAAATTCCTGCCCATGATTTTGCCTTTATTGCTGAAGCAATGGGCTGTAAGAAGTTTGCATGA
- a CDS encoding 1-deoxy-D-xylulose-5-phosphate synthase: MKQFGTLTFFCGKMGAGKSTLAKVLAADKNAVLISEDEWLSAHYSGQIHTFDDYLKFSAGIKPFIKSHVQNILQTGTSVVMDFPANTVGQRKWFKQLCAEIGCEHELIFLDLSDRQCLSQIAKRRLEQPERASFDTEAIFTHVTRFFEEPSENEGLRMNRMAGNA; this comes from the coding sequence ATGAAACAATTTGGAACGCTGACCTTCTTCTGTGGAAAGATGGGAGCCGGAAAATCTACCCTGGCGAAGGTTCTTGCAGCGGATAAAAATGCTGTACTTATATCTGAAGACGAGTGGCTTTCAGCACATTATTCTGGACAAATTCACACCTTTGATGACTATCTGAAGTTTTCAGCGGGTATCAAGCCTTTTATCAAATCACATGTTCAGAACATCCTACAAACGGGTACCTCTGTTGTGATGGATTTTCCTGCCAATACGGTAGGTCAACGAAAGTGGTTTAAGCAGTTGTGTGCTGAAATTGGCTGCGAACATGAATTGATTTTTCTCGACTTAAGCGATCGGCAATGTTTATCGCAGATCGCGAAACGTCGGCTCGAACAGCCCGAACGGGCATCGTTTGATACCGAAGCCATCTTCACTCACGTGACACGTTTTTTTGAAGAACCCTCTGAAAATGAAGGGCTTCGGATGAATCGGATGGCCGGAAATGCTTAA